The nucleotide window gagaggaggagAAGGGAGAGATCGGGATCGGAGTGGATGTCGACAGAATTTGCATTGGAGTTATGCTGAACTTCATCATGGAAAGCGAGCTCCGCTTGCTTAAAACCTTTCTTCTTCAAATAAGTCTCCACGAATTTCACTACTTGCTCTTcgtccatcttcttcttcttcaaccacTTTTTCTTCTTCCAATCCCAAATGCTCTCTTTCACTTCCGCTTTGTCCTTTGTGATTAGGGCTTCGCCTCTGGAGCTTGAAATTGTAGTGAGCAAGCAAAATTCGGCCCTCGCCATTTTTACAGCTTTGGATCCTTTGTTTTGGGCCTTCAGAGTTTGAGCCAGGCCCAAAACTGATTATTCAATCCAAAACCAATTCAGACCCAAGTTTAGGTGCACCCATAAAAAGGTGACAACTGGCAGCGCCACAAGTTAATAAATTTGTAcctcttattaattaattatatcatttttcatgattttttaaTTGACATTGTtattgttattaataaaaatataatcacATCAAATGAcataattaatacaaatataaaaattatgaaaCATCAAGTATTTAATATTTCaagaatcacaaaaaaaaaatcaataatttagaaaataagaaatctttaatataaaattacaaattacTATAGTCTGTATAAATAAAActgaaataattataaaaaataataataattactttaatttaaaaaatcttATCACATTCAcatgatatttaaaaaaaagtaataaattaTGTCAATTCAATTTACTTTTTCAATTACGATATTTTTATTATTACCTTTATTcacttttatatattatttaaaatttttatacagcAATTAATGAAGTGGTTAAATATTTAaactataataaaatatttatttattttattaaattattatttatttcacctaattataaaatatattatatttaatatagagataaagataaaattaaaaaaaataattaaaacattttaattttttaaagtaataaataattatatataaaataattttaagatataacatataaataggggtgagtaGATTTTAGTTCAAATCGAAAAATTAAATAGAAACTGAATTAATTCAGTTCaatcggtttgattttaaaattcaattggtttggtttggttttatattataaaaatttcaattattttggtttggtttgattttaaagaaaaaaaaaattagttaaatcaaaccaaatcgaatagtaattttatatattcaaatcgaactaaatcaatttttgaattgatttatttttatggagaatttatgaattatatttaattatatatatataaattatttaatttcattgattaatgattattaggttcaaaccaaagttaaaattagacaaaataacttgaaaatcaagtataaattaaaaaattaataaaaaatcaaaatcgatcgatttgaatcaaatcgaatcgaaatatagcgattcaatttaatttaatttttcatccattttagttcgattcgatttttaaaatatgtaattcgatttttataatttaatttaattcgatttgattcggttcaatttgaatcgaatgctcacccctacatATAAATGGATAGATGGAGTGTTTTAGAGAGTTAAATCCGTCCCAGACGAATGTTGCTTGCTGAATTAGGCTCAGTGGCTTTTGCCTAACTGatagagaaaagaaaaggaaagcaaaggaaagaaaaggaaaggttAGTTGGATAATGGGAATATGAATTATTGAGAATGATGTAGCCATCTCGATACCAGAATattctctttccttttcttttcataTATAaggatatattattttttttatttaattattttttaaaaagatcaaaataagataaataataaTTGATAGATTATAcagtaaaaattaattttttttattataaaaaataataattttaaaatatataaataaaaatattcaaatttaaaatttattcactttttgaatttaaaaaataagaaatatcAATCAAATTAATCAGTCTGTTCATAATCTATAGGGTATAACAATTGAAGTTTGTGTGGAAAAATTACATTTTTCATGTATCACAATTCATGTTTGACttgttatatttaaaaaataaataaaatatctctaaattttaatatcatcatatatttttatttttatttatttttattattaataaaaactaaaaaaatcttaatatttttttaaaataaattattatttggtCTCTCACAACTCTAAAGCATCATTATATGGAAGTTAATTGCTTCAAAACATGATTATTCATGCCTTCCATCAACATATTATGGGACCCAAAAACTCAATTATTTCAGCCATAGGCGCCAAATGTTTACTGTTTTTAATATAAATCTTTCAAGGAATTGAGTAGTCATGTGAAGCCACTAACtaaaacattaattaattaattaattaagttattttatccaaaattttaaaaattaaataatataataaattatgagattataaaaaaaaaaaattgtatttattAAAAGGTGTCAGGCTTCTATGAATTGAGAAGACATTATTGAATTTTCATGGTGTTAGGGTCCCATGCTTCTTTGAGTGGCAGTTGATTAGCCAAGATATAGACTGCTCCTTTGCACCTCATATGAATAATTATATTTACTTAtgcttaaatttttattatattattagtcaattttaatatgataattaaaattatttataaaattttaaatttaaataaaaaaaatgagttGAGAGTTTTTGCTTAGTCATGATACAAAAGAAAacacaaataaaaagaaatttaaaattaaataattttattagatGAAATTTAGAATAAATAATGACTTCTTGCTATAAGCTAACACTCTTTTTAGAATGAGGTAAAAtaaaataaggttttatgaaataaaattttttaatgatttttaaatttttataattttaagatttatatatatatattatttatttatttatttatttattttaatttgtcgTTGGTGTTCTGGCTCAAATCAGTGAGTGAGGGTTTTTAAgaggagagagatagagagagagatgtTAAAAGAGTTTATTTGcctttcaagagattattttatatattttaaaaattttatttaatatttttttaaaattaaaaggtttaattaaattttaaaatatttaaagagtttatgtGACTATTTGGATGACTTAAAGTGTCTAAATAaatcttttataaaaaaaattaacttaataacattattttttttttaattgtgaaattttaaatttaaataataattaaaattaataataataaaaatactcCATGTATTAAaggtaataaattaatattatttaattcatcACGATATCTTTCTATTtatcaaagaaaatttgaatattttaatatattgaaTCATTATAATAAATAGTTTTATTTTAGtgatattgattttttttaaattatgaaattttaaatttaagtttctccaataataaaaaataaataaatgaattattcaaaatataaataaatatatataatgtaaatgattaattgaataaaatatgtaaaatttatataatacaaAGTGATTTGTTATGATTTTATTCaccataatatattattatacataataaaactcaacaaataataataattagtaatttctagAGCTGCAAGTCtcgaattgaatttttttttattttgtaaaaaaaaatcattcgaATATAATAATCAGTCCCTTAAGCTTAAAATCagcaattaaatgattttattaacTCCTGATCTAACCAAAGACTTATTACCAAgccacaataaaaaaaattttgcctAAATATTATAGTATACACATGTAAGCACATGCCCGGGACATTAATTGGGCATTTAAATGGCAATAAAGGCTTCATTTATttgattaatttgattttaaatttaatttaatttaattatactcgACGGATTCGATAAACGCATGCAGACGCCATAAAATTAGCATTAAAATGGTGACCACAAACCACAAAAAAAAAAGACTCTATTTAGACGTATGCAACCAATTAATTtgattctaatattttaaattaaattattattaattcaattttaaattaaattaaaataaattaatttaaaattaaaaaaaaaaggggccACCACCTAAGGCTGCATTGACGCCATCATCGCGTTCTCCCCAAGCCTGGGCTGTGTCTCATTGCAGTGATGAGCTCATCTTACAATGCTTTCTCCGGGGTTTTGTCAATGACGCCATCCCCACTTCGGTATGTTCCTCTGGAAATTGCAACGGGGCAATGAAGGACAAAGGACCTTTAGAGATTTGGAATGAATAGCATAGCATGGACGGAAGGAATGAAAGGCGGTGCATGTTGTTGAAGTGATTGGCGATGCCTGTGGGGACTCGTGACGGCTAAGGTCAGGGATGGAGGGAACTGTAAAGAAAAATATGAGGGAAGAAGAATGAAATGGAAGCCCAAAGGAGGACTAAATGGAGATATAACATTTGTTTGGTATTCCTattgaatttttaaatatattaattaaaaaatatataaaaaataattttaaattaaatttaataatttttaattattataatattaaaataataaaataatttttttaactgcATGTGAAATAATGATTTATCTTGAAAAGTTATTTTGACTTTGAATCTTTAATACTATACAAGTACATAGTTGTATAGAACTAGAGGATTATAGATTTcaaagacaaaaaaaaatgagaaaacaacaaagaaaaaaaaattgaaagagaaataatatagtactATTATTAAAACTGCTGTGTAGAAAAAGTAAATAGTTATAATAATTGATATTGCCTTAAAttttttagatattggatttgatTAAATTTAGAGCGTCTTGAAAATCAAAGAATAAGTAAGTGCTGATATCACTCCGACACTAAAGTAAGTAATTAGATTATGAATCGAGTATTTAGCTGTTTCTGAAATTTTGTCTTGTTTACATAGTGATTGGGATGAAATCTTGATCAAATTTTCACCAATTTTCTATTTAACTTATAATGGTAATCATCTTTATATTATGTTGGGAATTAAGCGTGATCGTTTGGTCTGAACTCAAAGAGAGTACCAATCTCTTTGATCTCTTCAAAACAAGTCGAAATATTTTCAGAGCTTGGTCTCTTTAGGTGTCAGTCTTTGAGATCGGATGGGCGAGCTTTACCCAATTTCGAGCTCAGATGAGAGGGTTGTCCTGTTTTAAGTTCAGATGAGTAAGCTCTAACTGGGTCGGTTTATTAGCGTTTTATATCACCAATGATACCAACAAACTTTATTTTCTAATAAATTTTACATTCTAAACAATTTGCTTTTAAATGCAGACATAGGcatattaaaatcaaattgaaacctgttaatttaatcaaaattgtCTTGAATCAGATTGATTttgatttatttagtttaatttcaGATAAAAttagatttttcattttttaaaataaaaaattttaattattaaatttgattaaattaaatcaaGCCAAGTAAAATCGAGCTAGAATCGTTAAAATTGGGGGAATCCTGTACTCTAATTCTAGATCCCGAGGCCCAAGCCCTTTGAATCGAACCGCTCCCACCCTGACTAGGACACGCTCCTGATTTGTGGCCTTCGGCTATAAAATGGGCTTGGTGACATTTTCATTATGTGTGCGGCGCGGTGTGTGTGCCCCTAGCGGCTCTCCCTAGCTTTTCTGGAAAGAAAATAACACTAGATGCTCCAATGGCCACAGTACACTCTTTTGCCTTCTCCTCCTCTTCTTCTCCTACATATCTTGCAATCCACACTCTCTTCTGACAATTTTGTTCAAACCCTACATATTAAACTATCCATTTAATGGAATCCCTTCACATCAGTATCTTTGCTGTTCTTTCTTGGATCCCTTTAGCGTTCTTACCGTAAACAGAGCCGCCTCTCAGCTCCCAAATTGATGCAGAAAATCGTTCTATTCTgatattgaagaagaagaagaagaaggagagaagTATTTGTTTTTAGCCATGGAAGAGAGGCATGTGCTGTTTGAAAAGTATGAGATGGGGCGGCTTTTGGGGAAGGGGACTTTTGCGAAGGTCTACTATGGCAAAAACATGGCAACTGGAGAAAGCGTAGCCATCAAAGTAATGAATAAGGATCAAGTGAAAAAGGAAGGGACGATGGAGCAGATCAAGAGGGAAATCTCTGTTATGCGATTAGTTCGACACCCAAATATAGTGGAGCTCAAAGAAGTGTTGGCTACAAAAACCAAGATATTCTTCGTTATGGAGTACGTCCGTGGTGGCGAGCTCTTCGCTAAGGTCGCTAAAGGAAAGCTCAAAGAAGATGTTGCTCGCAAGTACTTTCAACAGCTAATCAGCGCAATCGATTTCTGCCATAGCAGAGGCGTTTCTCATCGAGACTTGAAGCCGGAGAATCTGTTATTAGATGAAAATGGAGACCTCAAAATCTCTGATTTTGGGCTATCAACCTTGCCGGAACACTTGCGCAACGACGGTCTCCTTCATACGCAGTGTGGGACTCCAGCTTATGTGGCGCCTGAGGTTCTGAGAAAGAAGGGATACGAAGGATCAAAAGCAGATATATGGTCTTGTGGGGTAATCCTTTACGTTCTTCTTGCTGGGTTCTTGCCATTTCAAGATGAGAATGTCATGAAAATGTACAGAAAAGTTTTCAAAGCAGAATTTGAGTGTCCACCGTGGTTTTCCATAGAAGCTAAGCGCTTGATTTCCAGACTTCTAGTTGCTGACCCAGAAAGAAGAATCACAATACCAGCAATAATGCGAGTTCCCTGGTTCCGAAAGGAATTTACAAGACCACTAGCCTTTTCAGTACAAGAAATATCAAACCCAGAAAAAACAGAGGAGGAAGAAGACGAATCTTTATCTGCAGTGATGACTAAAGTTTCCTCCCCAAAATTCTTCAACGCTTTTGAGTTCATTTCCTCAATGTCTTCTGGGTTTGATCTGTCGAGTCTTTTCGAAAACAAGAGGAAAACAGGGTCTATGTTCACCTCCAAATTCTCTGCGAGTGCAATCATGAACAAGATTGAAGGCGTTGCAAAAGGGTTGAATTTTAAGGTAGCGAAGGTAAAAGACTTTAAAATGAGATTGCAAGGCCAGTCGGAAGGAAGGAAAGGCCGGCTTTCAGTCACCGCCGAGGTGTTCGAGGTAGCTCCGGAGGTCGCTGTCGTGGAATTCTCCAAATCGGGCGGCGATACTCTGGAGTATGCCAAGTTTTGTGAAGAAGATGTTAGGCCTGCATTGAAAGACATTGTCTGGACATGGCAAGGCGACACCGTTTGCAACGGAAACGACGGTGGAGAATGTGAAAATCAAACCTCATTATAGAAAAGCTAATCCTAAtcctatttataattaaaattaggcttttttttttgttaacttTTTTTTGTCACTCTGGCTTTTTTCTTCTCATGTGGAGATAAGCTTTTGGTTTTTGATTGACCTGTACATAAGCTGTGATTAGCAAGTTAAATCATGGATTTGGATACAAATACAAGCATAAATCTTGTTTATA belongs to Hevea brasiliensis isolate MT/VB/25A 57/8 chromosome 4, ASM3005281v1, whole genome shotgun sequence and includes:
- the LOC110638649 gene encoding CBL-interacting serine/threonine-protein kinase 25, whose protein sequence is MEERHVLFEKYEMGRLLGKGTFAKVYYGKNMATGESVAIKVMNKDQVKKEGTMEQIKREISVMRLVRHPNIVELKEVLATKTKIFFVMEYVRGGELFAKVAKGKLKEDVARKYFQQLISAIDFCHSRGVSHRDLKPENLLLDENGDLKISDFGLSTLPEHLRNDGLLHTQCGTPAYVAPEVLRKKGYEGSKADIWSCGVILYVLLAGFLPFQDENVMKMYRKVFKAEFECPPWFSIEAKRLISRLLVADPERRITIPAIMRVPWFRKEFTRPLAFSVQEISNPEKTEEEEDESLSAVMTKVSSPKFFNAFEFISSMSSGFDLSSLFENKRKTGSMFTSKFSASAIMNKIEGVAKGLNFKVAKVKDFKMRLQGQSEGRKGRLSVTAEVFEVAPEVAVVEFSKSGGDTLEYAKFCEEDVRPALKDIVWTWQGDTVCNGNDGGECENQTSL